From Oncorhynchus tshawytscha isolate Ot180627B linkage group LG27, Otsh_v2.0, whole genome shotgun sequence, a single genomic window includes:
- the nags gene encoding N-acetylglutamate synthase, mitochondrial — translation MAKVNSGTSSCRVMVMAGKYLTTPSPGLVPSTCHRRMLKLQRRLASSKAAGQGGKTPALAQQEFPNSFSASDRYVLSNRTLIYRDVKAFLNEIGGDPREARYWLTQFQRASLAQAPAFAVLEVDKSVFESREMLQSLAFGLSFLQRMDMKPVVVMGLSRPEDDDAPDGFTSNSRADIVQRCQTLTEVLQHHSASVIPFFSAEALLLVQDPPQGSSAGSSIAVDKGLLQWSLDCGAIPLVCPVGRDTMGRSVALDSVNVTASISKVLQPLKVMFLNSWGGLCNQSHKVLDLVSLPGDLPSLSGAPWLSLAERRRVGTIAQLLNQLPCESSAVITSASTMLTELFSHKGSGTLFKNGDPIHKYSTLDDIDLDRLLALINKSFEKNLREDYIESLKGRLHSIYLSEGYSAAAIITREPLSSDTPYLDKFVVSSSKQGEGTSQILWECIRQDLGKLFWRSRATNRINPWYFKHCDGSFVNGSWIVFWFGLSDIRESYQLVEYAKRVPDSFHDPIMGGAPQQPPPGS, via the exons ATGGCTAAAGTCAACAGTGGTACCTCCAGTTGCAGAGTCATGGTAATGGCTGGTAAATACTTGACGACCCCCTCACCGGGGCTTGTCCCGAGCACATGTCACCGGCGAATGTTAAAACTTCAGCGACGCTTGGCGAGTTCAAAGGCGGCCGGCCAGGGAGGCAAAACCCCGGCGTTGGCCCAGCAAGAGTTCCCTAACTCTTTCTCAGCCTCTGACCGCTACGTTCTGTCAAACCGCACGTTAATTTATCGGGATGTGAAAGCGTTTCTCAATGAAATTGGCGGAGACCCTCGAGAAGCTCGGTACTGGTTGACCCAATTTCAGAGAGCCAGTTTGGCACAAGCGCCAGCATTTGCAGTGCTCGAG GTGGACAAATCTGTATTCGAGAGCCGAGAGATGCTGCAGAGTCTGGCGTTTGGGCTCTCGTTCCTGCAGCGGATGGACATGAAGCCAGTCGTGGTGATGGGACTGTCACGGCCTGAGGATGACGACGCTCCAGACGGGTTTACTTCCAACTCCAGGGCTGATATCGTTCAGCGGTGCCAGACCCTAACAGAGGTCCTACAGCACCACTCAGCCAGTGTCATACCTTTCTTCAGTGCAGAGGCCTTGCTGCTGGTGCAGGATCCACCCCAAGGAAGCAG TGCAGGGTCCTCCATTGCAGTGGACAAAGGTCTGCTCCAGTGGAGCCTGGACTGCGGGGCCATCCCCCTAGTGTGCCCTGTGGGGCGGGACACCATGGGCCGCTCGGTGGCCCTGGACTCGGTGAATGTCACGGCCTCCATCTCCAAGGTCCTGCAGCCACTCAAAGTCATGTTCCTCAACAGCTGGGGAGGCCTCTGCAATCAGAGTCACAAG GTGCTGGATCTAGTGTCTCTGCCCGGTGATCTTCCCAGTCTGTCGGGGGCGCCGTGGCTGAGCTTGGCCGAGCGTCGGAGGGTGGGCACCATCGCCCAGCTCCTGAACCAGCTTCCCTGCGAGTCCTCTGCAGTTATCACCTCTGCCAGCACAATGCTCACAGAGCTGTTCAGCCACAAGG GTTCTGGTACACTGTTCAAGAATGGAGACCCCATTCACAA GTACAGCACTCTGGATGACATAGACCTAGACCGCCTACTGGCCCTGATAAACAAGTCTTTCGAAAAGAACCTGAGGGAGGACTACATTGAGTCACTCAAAGGCCGCCTCCACTCCATCTACCTCTCTGAAGG GTACAGTGCAGCAGCCATCATCACCAGGGAGCCTCTGAGCAGCGATACGCCCTATCTGGACAAGTTTGTGGTGAGCAGCAGCAAGCAGGGTGAGGGCACCAGCCAGATCCTGTGGGAGTGTATCAGGCAGGACCTGGGCAAGCTCTTCTGGAGGTCCCGCGCCACCAACCGCATCAACCCCTG GTACTTCAAGCATTGCGACGGAAGCTTTGTCAACGGCAGCTGGATTGTATTTTGGTTCGGTCTCTCAGACATCAGGGAGTCGTACCAGCTAGTAGAGTATGCCAAACGCGTTCCAGACTCCTTCCACGATCCGATAATGGGGGGAGCCCCCCAGCAGCCACCCCCAGGATCCTGA